The sequence ATATAAATTATTTTAATCTAACCAATGTGGAATGTAAATTTTTCATTAATTTGTATTGCGTGTCTTGTTCTTTCATATTTTAATCTAACCAATGTGGAATGTAAATAAAAATGAACTTGAAGTAATAATGCGTGAGGACGCATTTAATTTTAATCTAACCAATGTGGAATGTAAATAAAAATGAACTTGAAGTAATAATGCGTGAGGACGCATTTAATTTTAATCTAACCAATGTGGAATGTAAATCTCCTACTTTTTTAGTAGGACTTGGAATATCAGTTATTTTAATCTAACCAATGTGGAATGTAAATTTCATTTCTTCCATTAATTTACTTGCTATATCCAATTTTAATCTAACCAATGTGGAATGTAAATTTGTGGAATATATGTAGGGGCAAAACTATCTTTATTAGGGGTAGAAATAGCAAAAAACACTTAATTTTATACTAATTAAATGGACAATTGTCTGAATAATAGTAAAAATAGGTGTTTTTTTGCTTTTTTTGGATTTTACGTGCCTTAATTCATTTATAATTAAAGAGTTACGAGGCGGGTTGATAGGGCTATTAAAGGGGTTGTAGAGGATTAAAATTAACCTATGTAATTACAAGGGGAGAGTGTGAAATTGTTCTTATTTTAAAAATGATAAGCTGATTTTTTCAAGAGAAATAAATATTTAATGATTGTAATTATATAGTGTTACAGTTTTTTTGTGTTGGAAATATGTTTGTTTACTAATTTTGAAAACTACATTCTTAAGTGAGCGAAAACTTACAAAATTAACTGGATATTTATATAAATCAAAAAAAGATTGAAAAATAAAAAAAAGGGGGTATAATTGTATCGTGTAATAAATCAAACAATAAATAGTTGTTATTTAATAACTTTAAGGAGGACATCATGAGATACGAGGTGTGTTTTAAATTACAGAAAAAAGAGATTGTAAATGATTATAGAAGGAAGTTCATTTCATATATAAAAAATATTTTAGAAAAATATGATAATGATATTAAAGATAAATTTTATAAAACAAATCATGAAAAAGATTTTTCTTTTTCAGTTTATTTTAAAGCTGAAAAATTTACAGATGAAAAAATATATTTAAAGAGTAACGATATTAAATTATTCATATCTATTTATTCGTTAGAAGGCGCGCTATATTTTACAAATGCAATGCTTGGATCTATTCATAAAAAATATTTAATAGCAGATAATGAAATGGAAGTAACAAGAATAAGGCCTCTTCCTGAAAAAGAAATAAATAAAGAAGAAGTTATATTTAAAACAATGTCTTCCATTGCTATAAGAGAAAAATTAACTGATAAAAAATCTTGGTATCATGATTTTGATGAAAAAGGATTAAAAGTTTTAAAGAAAAATTTAGTAAATAATTTATCAGATAAATTTCCAACTAAATATTTAGAAGAAATAAATATATACCCTTACGAAATGAAAAGAACTGTTGTAAAAAATTATGGAATAAAATTTCCTGTTTCAATGGGAGTTTTTAAAGTAGAAGGGAACAAAGAAATATTAAATTATTTATACAAAGCAGGAATAGGAAGTAAAAGCAGTGCAGGATTTGGAATGGTAGATATTTTAAGTTAAAGGAGGAAAGTCATGGAAGAAGATAATATGATAACTTTAACTTTAGGAGACTGGCTATATAATTCAGGATTAGTTGGTTTTATAAAAATTTTAGAATATGCTAAAGAAGAAGTTATTTATAAAGAACAAGAAATTTTGTTTAATGTGAAAGCTTTAGATAATTTTGAAGAAAAATATTTTAATTATTTCATAAATAAATATGAGAAAAAATTATCTTGGTCAAAAATAGTTTCTTTCAAAGAATCTATTGATAACTGGGAGCAAGAAAATTTTAATAATTTTAACGAGGTTTCTTTAAATAATCTAAATGATAAAATTGATTTTTTTAAAAAAGTAATAAAAAGTAATAGTCATGTTGCTGCTTATGAATTAATAACAGAAAAAAAAGATATTTTAAAATTAGAAAAGCAGTTAAAAAAAATAAAACTAAAAAAGAAAGAAAAAATAGCAGATAGATTAGAAGAAATAAAAGAAGTAACTAAATTGATGAAAGAAATAATTGATTTTTATTCTTTAGAAGAATCTAAAAAATTTATAAGTGCAAAAAATATAATATATACAGTTATTAAAAATGCTTGGGAAGGAGTTTCTTTTTTAAATACTCAAGCTAAAGAAAAAGATATGTATAAAAACTATAAAAATTATTTTTTAGAAGAATGCAGAGAATATTTGAATGTTGATAAAGAAAAATATATTTATAATTGCAGTACTTGTAATAGACCAATTAAAAATTTAGATATAGAAATGAATTTTTTAAATAATATGGGTTTTGATAGTTAAAGAAAACCTTCAACTGTATGGAATTATAATAATGATATATCAATATGTCCTTTATGTAGATTGGTTTATTCTTGTGTTCCTGCAGGTTTTATATATGTTTATGATAAAGGAATATTTGTAAATAATAATTCTAATATAAAGGATTTAGTTAGAATTGCAGATAAAATAGAAATTGAAATTTTAAAAGAAGAAAGTTTTAATTCAAATACAACTTTTAAAAGTTTAATTTCAGCATTGATAAAAGAAAATAATTCCAGTGTTAAATATGAATTAGCAGATATTCAAGTGGTTAGATATGAATCTGGAAAATATAGATTTAATCTTCTTTCAAAACAAATGCTAGAAGTGCTATATAATTCAAAAGAAGAATTAAATAGAATAATTATGGCTGGCTATAAAGATGGAGATTTATACAATAGATTATATGAAATGACAATAAAAAAATTGCTTAATAATGAAAATTTGTTTCTTTTAATTCATAAATTATTTATTATTAAAATGAAAGATAATAATAAAGATATTTATTTTAATTGTAAAGAAATACAAGAAATTATAAAAATTAATTTTAACTTTTTGAAAGGAGCTGGATATATGGAAGGTCAAGAAAAGAATATACTGAAAACTTATAGTGGAGCAGGATATTATTTAAAACTAGAATATTTAAAGAAAGGTTCTGAAAATAAATTAAATGGAATAGCTTATAAATTATTAAATGCTCTTAAAACTAATAATCAAGGAATGTTTATGGATGTAATTATTAATTGTTATTTATACACAGGAAAACAAATTCCAGGATTTTTTACAGATTGTTTAAAAGATACAGTTAATTTAAAAACTATAGGTTATGCTTTTGTAAGTGGGTTAGTAGATGGAGAAAGTTATAGTAAATAGAATTGGAGGAAATTACAATGGAAAATAAGGGATTAATGTTAACAATGATTTTTGAAGCAGAAAGTGCAAACTATGGAGAAGGAATCGGAAATGTAGCTTCTTTAAAAAAAATGGCAAGAAGAGATGGTGAACAATATACTTATATTTCAAGACAAGCTATAAGATA is a genomic window of Fusobacterium sp. JB019 containing:
- the cas6 gene encoding CRISPR-associated endoribonuclease Cas6, which gives rise to MRYEVCFKLQKKEIVNDYRRKFISYIKNILEKYDNDIKDKFYKTNHEKDFSFSVYFKAEKFTDEKIYLKSNDIKLFISIYSLEGALYFTNAMLGSIHKKYLIADNEMEVTRIRPLPEKEINKEEVIFKTMSSIAIREKLTDKKSWYHDFDEKGLKVLKKNLVNNLSDKFPTKYLEEINIYPYEMKRTVVKNYGIKFPVSMGVFKVEGNKEILNYLYKAGIGSKSSAGFGMVDILS